The following proteins come from a genomic window of Actinopolyspora saharensis:
- a CDS encoding ABC-F family ATP-binding cassette domain-containing protein has protein sequence MCENGTVVCGNLSFSWPDGTRVLHGLDWTAGSGRTGLIGLNGAGKSTLLKLLTRELTPQEGTVRITGETGLLPQHITTDPAERVEDVLGVSRRRAALRSIESGVADERQFSVLDDDWDVEQRSLAALERVGLGALGLDRSVVEISGGELVLLHLAAQLLRRPNVLLLDEPTNNLDRRARGLLREAVRNYGGTLIAISHDRELLRAMDRISELRNGVITDYGGNLDHYERALEAEREAAERAVRSADSEVRRQRRKRAEQQEKQARSKRYGIRMHAENRAPRIVLGQRKRAAQDSAGKQRIMRERALEEARARLESAEQRVRDDELVRIDLPATAVPAGRRVLAVRDARTPRGELLGDLELRGPERIALTGPNGAGKSTLLHTVAGRSAVGGGAVQTPVPLRYMPQHADVLDEHLSVIENAKRLAPGITDNEVRARLARFLFTGDRADRTASTLSGGERFRAGLAVLMLAEPAPQLLLLDEPTNNLDTHSVRQLVAALSAYRGALIVTGHDVTFLGEIGITRWLWLDGGLSETDPQRL, from the coding sequence ATGTGTGAGAACGGGACCGTGGTTTGCGGCAACCTCTCCTTCTCCTGGCCGGACGGCACGCGCGTGCTTCACGGCCTCGACTGGACGGCCGGATCCGGACGCACCGGACTGATCGGCCTCAACGGAGCGGGCAAATCCACCCTGCTGAAACTGCTGACCCGCGAACTGACCCCGCAGGAGGGAACCGTCCGCATCACCGGTGAGACCGGTCTGCTGCCGCAGCACATCACGACCGACCCGGCGGAACGGGTCGAGGACGTGCTGGGCGTCTCGCGCAGGAGAGCCGCGCTGCGCTCCATCGAAAGCGGAGTCGCCGACGAGCGGCAGTTCTCGGTTCTCGACGACGACTGGGACGTCGAACAGCGCTCGCTGGCCGCGCTCGAGCGGGTCGGCCTGGGCGCGCTCGGACTCGACCGCTCGGTGGTCGAGATATCCGGCGGGGAGCTCGTGCTGCTTCACCTGGCCGCCCAGCTGCTTCGCCGCCCGAACGTGCTGCTGCTCGACGAACCGACCAACAATCTGGATCGCCGCGCCAGGGGCCTGCTCCGGGAAGCCGTGCGGAACTACGGGGGAACGCTGATCGCGATCAGCCACGACCGGGAGCTGCTCCGGGCGATGGACCGCATCTCCGAACTGCGCAACGGTGTGATCACCGACTACGGCGGGAACCTGGACCACTACGAACGAGCGCTCGAAGCGGAGCGCGAGGCCGCTGAGCGCGCGGTTCGCTCCGCCGACTCCGAGGTGCGGCGCCAACGACGCAAGCGGGCCGAGCAGCAGGAGAAGCAGGCCAGGAGCAAGCGTTACGGCATTCGGATGCACGCCGAGAACCGCGCTCCGCGAATCGTGCTGGGGCAGCGGAAGCGAGCCGCCCAGGACTCGGCGGGCAAGCAGCGGATCATGCGGGAGCGGGCGCTGGAGGAGGCGCGGGCGCGCCTGGAGTCGGCCGAGCAACGCGTGCGCGACGACGAGCTGGTTCGGATCGACCTTCCCGCCACGGCCGTACCCGCCGGCCGGCGCGTGCTCGCGGTGCGCGACGCGCGGACTCCCCGCGGGGAGCTGCTCGGGGACCTCGAGCTGCGCGGGCCGGAGCGGATCGCGCTCACCGGGCCCAACGGTGCTGGCAAGTCCACCCTGCTGCACACCGTTGCGGGCAGGAGCGCGGTCGGCGGCGGAGCGGTGCAGACGCCGGTCCCGCTGCGCTACATGCCGCAACACGCCGACGTCCTCGACGAGCACCTCTCGGTGATCGAGAACGCCAAGCGACTGGCTCCGGGGATCACGGACAACGAGGTGCGGGCGCGGCTGGCGCGCTTCCTGTTCACCGGGGATCGCGCGGACCGAACCGCGTCCACCCTCTCGGGAGGAGAACGTTTCAGAGCCGGTCTGGCCGTGTTGATGCTGGCCGAGCCGGCTCCACAGCTGCTGCTGCTGGACGAGCCCACCAACAATCTCGACACGCACAGCGTCCGGCAGCTGGTCGCGGCGCTGTCCGCGTACCGGGGAGCGCTGATCGTGACCGGCCACGACGTCACGTTCCTCGGAGAGATCGGCATCACCAGGTGGTTGTGGCTGGACGGAGGGCTGAGCGAGACCGATCCGCAGCGGCTCTGA